A window of Cyprinus carpio isolate SPL01 chromosome A6, ASM1834038v1, whole genome shotgun sequence genomic DNA:
CAGATATTTataatgagtatatatatattatttagtaataaaGAATTATTGTAAAGTCATGGGAATTAAATACTCAAAAATGTTGAACCCACCTTCTCAAGTGCTGATTTTCCTAGTTGTAATAATGTCCTTATTCTTCTAATTTTGTCATAAAGGTACTGTTCTGCAGTTGGTGATCTCTTAGTCATGGGAGGATTTCAAGCCCTTGTCAAACCTTGTCAGTaagtaatatatgtgtgtgttagacCCTATCCCAAATGCTTTCCTAAGACTTTGCTGTCCTAGGATTCCACACTTGCTGCAAAACTCTAGAGTAATGGAAATGATTTGCCATTGTTCATGCAGTgttcatatttacataattacagACTTAATTACATTAGCATGTATATTAAGACTCTCTGTCTTACTCTGTTTGAAGTGATGTGTTTGGCAAAGGGGCCGAGGTTGTTCAGAAGCTGTCTGAATGTTCTGAAGAGGATTTGCCCTTAGCGGATGTTCTGGCGCATCTCTTTTACCTGCCCATAAAACACCTGCATGAATACGGACGACTGCTGCTCAAACTGGCTACCTGCTACGAGGTGGTGGGTACTCACTAGAAACACAGTAACACTTcatgttttgtctattttttttattttttttgtttgaaggagttatttatttttctgacgtttatttattttttgcttaatcAGGTTACTCTTTTAGTTATTCACACGTATAGAAATTGTTTGGACATACGAAATGTTAAACCAGACTACCTTAATAAGAAAAtttatggttacactttattttaaaggttctgtatgtaagtttttgactctgctaaagcataaaaataccataatatgtttgcagatatttaagaaacatgctaagttaacatacttgtttatgtgaaaaacaatgctacagtcagttattctcctttgaaaatgtgcgttcggGCTAGAAtgtcgatctttgttttggtttgtaaaacccgcccactgccagtttacccaattgtacttcgtcaccccgggttgccagttggcgggaaacatagtgtatttcatttcagtcattgtcaagtgcgctcgttcctgtttgtgtcgtcaatctggcaacctgcatgtgcgtcaagtctccaatattttgaatttggactgcaatacctagttcaaccactcagtgtcaatcctacatacagcacctttaaggtgtcatgttacagtgtaattatacatataagtactgagtaatattaattaattacgtgaacttactatatggttagggttaggatttgggtttggcttagggttacttgcatggaattatgcataattaattgttattataatagtaagtacatgtaacatgtaacaaggacaccttaaaataaagtgttactgtatttatttatttgtttgtgcattcttattttttttgctttcttatttagtttttgcttttatattgtttacTTATTGCTTATgtatttattgagtttttttgcttttatgttttatttacttttttgcttatttattgttttttttttttttttttttttgcttatttatttgtatagttgtttaTTGCCTATTTGGGTTTATTGGGttattcttttgtgtgtgtgtgtgtgtgtaattgtattCTGTAATAACATGACTGGCTGTATTGTCCACTGATTTTCACTCGGTGCACTATCACTATATAAATCCTACTTCTATATCTTTTTGACAGAGTTCTGTGGATTATCAAAAGCTGCAAGATGCCTGCTCAAAATATGAATCCATGGCTCTTCAtctgaagaggaggaggaaggaagCCGAGTACACACTCCACTTCTGGAAGAGCTTTCCAGGAAAGATGACCGTGAGTCTCCTTGCTGCTGTTCAGGCCCTTAGAAGCACTTTACCTGTCAAAAGCCAGTCAGTTTAATGCACACCAGACAGCCAGGTGCTCTTCCTGCCGAGCAAATCATTTTATTTCGGTGCACTTGTGGAGGGGAGCTAGAATGTGGATGAAGTTGGGCTGTTAATTAAGAGTTCTCCTCTTCTTTCAGGACTCTCTTCGTAAACCTTCTCGGCGGCTGATCTGTGAGAGCAGTAATAAGGCTTTGACTCTTCAGAACGCAGGCCGTTTTTCCGTCAACTGGTTTATCCTTTTCAACGATGCACTGGTTCACGCACAGGTTTGCTCTCTTctatatactttcatttaatttcagtatcACTTCTGCCTTTTCTCTGCCTTTTCTGTTGATCTCGTCCTTCCTTCTTTACACAGTGCTTTCACTTCAGTTTTTTATTCGCTTACAGGGCCAAACTAACAATCTGTATCCAATGTTTTAGTGATGTTTATCTTTGTTTTGGTAGGGCATGGTCCCCTATAAGAGTCTTGTAAGTATGGGCTGTACGAATGAAGAGTTTCCTCCATAGCATACTGTCCCCTAGTGCCCAAGGATGCACCCTACAGCTGTAGTGTTTTGTTTGTCCAGTGCtgttgttaaaggaatattctgcggttaaataaaacttttatttgattactttttctcACATGGAACAAGTTAGAAGCACAATTCATCCATGTAAAGTGCAAGATGCACAGGCAAATTTTGCTACCCTTTAACCCTGTgttgtaaaataacactgacataaTAAAATGATCAATGCATTCAACAATACCTTAATATCTTCATAATCTAGACTTATTACTAatcatagaaaaaataaatattataggcATTTTGCTTACTTGAATATAGATTATCCAGTCCAGTAAAACAAGATGATGTGCTTCAATGGAAGTTCTCAGGTTGTGTGAGTTCATGGCCAGGCAAACAGGCCCATGTTTAAAATCTAGCATCTAATAGAATTGCAAGGTTGAACAATAGGGTCAATGAACAATGTGGtcttagaggaaaaaaaacagatgagCAGCTTTATTTTAGTCGAGCTAAAACTGATGTTGTAATATTACAACAGTGGACCCTACAGTGTTAATCCAGAAAATAATTTAGACACATTTAGACAGTAAAAACCAAGACGAAATGTAAATGCTAATCAGTGAcatttagtataattgagatactattataggttttataaattttcattttattttagatcaagttttagtaactttttaatatatatatatatatatatatatatatatatatatatatatatatatatatatatatatatatatatatatatatatttatttatttattttaatgtctacattgtttatttgttttatttcagttttaactattttagtacaacaagttaaactaaattaaattgagaaattgaaaaagtttttttttcttacctacTTAATTCCTCTGGGTGTAGGTTTGCTCCGCTAAAAAGTACTTTACTCATAGTTACATCAGTTACATGATGTTTTTATACTTTTGCATCAGTTTGACTGTTTCATATTTTCATCTTTTTGTATTGCTTTGCAATCTCTCTATAGgcttttatttgtaatgcattactgGACAAACTGATGGATGTGTCAAAGTGATTTTCTGTGGCCACAGATACTGTCAAGagattttaagttgtatttaactctgaatattcctttaaataattttatcgaTTAAAATCACATAATATCTGTAATAGCTCAAACTTTAAATTTCTAGTTTTTGACAGAAATTCCTGTAATGCTTCATTTAGACTCTACTTTTTCCAAAATGTAGTGTTCCTGAGTGGTTTAAAACCATAGAAAGATGACAGTACATCTGGTTGGGTACATTCCAAGGCTTCCTGCTTGCAAACCCTTTGTAAAAGATATGTTAAagcacaaatgcataaatgtacctgGTTGTAGTAAGGGGCATGTTGTGCTGGATGGTTTTATGTTGAACAGTAGTGGTTCTGTTTAATGCTGAGTCTCATCGTAGTGAATGTGCCAGTGAGTATTTGAGATGATAATCCATTATTTTCCTCCCTGTTGTTTTGTTCTTGATACCTTTCACAGTGcgtgtatgtgtctgttttttctttcatcagCATTGTCCCTTTCCATCATAATGTGCTCCTAGGAAAAAGAACCATATgttcaacattttatattttaaaatagtagttGTCAACCTACAGAAAATGTAAACCCTTTGACAGTTGGTTCATGCCTGAGATGCGCTTGTGTCAAGTTTTTGACAAATATTGTATGGCAACAAGGTTTTcaccatcattattattaattcaatcctatttagtctaaataaattacaaatagaaCACTCAAAAAACTAAATGCAGTACTTTAAATGCTATGAGTGAATTTAGACATCATCGCATACACTGCCATTCagtgtttggggtcagtaagattattattatttattttaatgaatcaaattTGGCAGTAAATACATCAATAGATCTCCTGTATGCAGATATGgtactgatatattgtgcatcatTACTCTGGAGTGGACAGAATTGTGTACAATCCTAGtgcatttattttctgtatgCCATTCTTGCATTAGTTGCATTCCTTTTTCAACCCCTCCTAGTTTTCCACTCATCACGTCTTCCCATTGGCTACATTGTGGGTGGAGCCTATTTCTGAGGAGAACACAGGCATGTGAGTGTGCCAGTCATGTTTATTATCTTTATATAATTATCAAGTGTTATGAAACGTTATGAAGTTTGTGTGGTTCTCTGCAGATATGGTTTAAAAGTGACTTCACCTGAAGAGAGCTTCACTCTGCTGGCCTCGTCCCCAGCTGAAAAGGTAGACCTGACTtgattatttacaaaattattatttacagaaaCCTGTATAGTTGGTTAAACACTGATGTTCTGATTCTAAGCGAAGTGGCTGCGTTCTATAAACCAAGCGGTGGAGCAAGCGCTTAGTGGACTGGGGCATGATGGGATACCTCCTTCTACGGGGGTGACGCAGAGAGCAGATCCGCCCATTTCACGGACAGCATCATACACATTCTACAAAGACAGTCGGCTCAAGGAGGCCATTTATGAGGGCCGATGGGTCTCAGGGAAACCTAATGGGCGGTAGGTCAATAGAGAGGGAATTGTGGGTGTGTAAGTCTTCTTAAAACGTGGAAGTTGATGATTGGCTATGTCTGTGTTCTAGGGGCGTGGTCAAATGGCCCGATGGGCGAATATACACAGGGACATTCAAGAACGGCCTTGAAGATGGGTAAGtgattacactttttttttttttttttttcagattattatgCTGACGTCTCTtacttcataatttatttttctttgtagtTATGGAGATTATGTTGTGCCTAACAAAAACCCGAACAGCTGTGATCATTACCAAGGGCAGTGGAAGGATGGCAAGATGCACGGCTTTGGAACATTCAGGTTtgtggttgtgtttttattttggcatattatttttctgtatgtagagtggagatcaaaattagagaacaagctacaatttcctaaatttcaaggtcactgcttagtcctgtttgaagttatcctaacaggagAAGAAGGGCTGGTTTTTAAGCACATTTCATAAATGAATagtattctgaagcacagtataaaaaacttaaatgagatatttgaaaaataactcTGATCAGAATTAGAGAACAGTACAGATACCTCCAAGCTATCGGTGTTATTCTGGCTcctggtgctaatttccttaattatatgacaaaccctatttaactggcagcatacctctaattttcactgagattgcaagatgaataaaaaaaaatcttactgacccaaaaacTTTTTAACTGTAGTTTGTTGATGTGATTCGATGTAATAAaactgacagtgtgtgtgtgtgtttgtgttcagatatGCCTCTGGTGAAATATATGAGGGTTCTTTCCAAGATAACATGCGTCATGGTCACGGGATGTTGCGTAGTGGGAAGCTGAATTCCACCTCTCCCAGTGTCTTCATCGGCCAGTGGCAGTATGACAAAAAATCTGGCTATGGAGTGTTTGATGATATCACCAGGTATGCAGATTCACAAAATGATTGCGGCACTTTTATGccttgagagtgtgtgtgcagttgTGCACTATACTAACTGTCTTCTGTGTCAGAGGGGAGAAGTACATGGGCATGTGGCTGGATGATCAGCGTCAGGGGAACGCAGTTGTTGTTACGCAGTTCAGCCTGTACTATGAAGGATCTTTTAGCAACAACAAAATGATGGTGAGATTGACATGCacacatttggttttattttagcaATGTAGGTACGAGACACCATGTTATATTATGACTTTATTCGCAATATATCATGACCTCTTGtgctttattgcttttataaaacagttactacaaaataaaaatagtatggATACAAGGTTTTatccaaattatattttttaaacaaactgaagaaaagaaaaacagctccTGTTTTTTCCCTATTGTTTCAACACATTAGGTATTAGGTTTTTAATGACTTTGAGATGCATTTGATTCTACCAAAATGACTAAacctgacacatacacacacatacttactaAAGTACGAAAAAAGGAAACTtcagattattaattttatcttGTTAATTGTTTCTCTCCAAGGGAAATGGGGTGTTACTCTCTGAGGATGACACCACATTTGAAGGGGAGTTTTCTGAAGACTGGACTCTAAACGGAAaggtgatatttatttatatttattttttttgaaagaaactaaaaaaaaaatctaaaaaagggCACACTACAATGATCAATATTGGCAATAAATACACCTAAAATGTTACAACAAATGTCAATttcaaataatgctttttaaaaaaatttggctagtgcaaattcagctttaccatcacagaaataaattgcattttaaaaagtattaaaatgaaaaacagctgttttaaattgtaataatattaaaaatctcatattaaaatatgataataatattatattaatttaattgtattataattgtgttattaatgtttttaaaaatatttaaactaatattacaataaatggaAAATCTTGCCAACACCATTTTTAATGGTAATGTTTGTTTATCTCAATCTGCAGGGTGTGCTGACCATGCCGAATGGAGACTACATTGAAGGCTCTTTTAGTGGAGTCTGGGGAACCGGACTAAAGATGTCAGGAACCTACTACAAACCCAGCCTCTACGACTCAGACAAGGAGAAGGCTCATGCACTGTACGAGTGTGTGTTGATCTCTGTAGCACAATTCAATTTTAAGCTGCATTATCAATGTTGATGGGAAACCGATGTGTCTGTGCTCTTGCAGTAAACTGGGCAGGTTAGCAGTTCACTCTGAAGAAAAGTGGAAGGCCGTGTTTTTGGAGTGCTGGAACAGGCTAGGTTGTGATTCCCCAGGACAGGGACAAACCACTACAGCGTGGGACAACATCGCCGTAGCACTCACTGCTAACAGGAGACAGCAGAGAGACAGgtacacttaaacacacacacacagtgcagagTGGACCTCAGTGTCTACTACTGCATAAAAAAACTCTCCTGACACTAACATATGATTCCAGCAGAGTCTGACATTAGTTAGCTAACAAATCGGTACTCTAATAAGCAGAAAAATATTACATATCATACTAGGGGTGGGTGGTTTGACCAGACTCTGAAATTACAGTATGAGTAATGTTATACAACTGTAATTGTTcatatcacaaaacaaaaaatcatttatatattaaatcacAATGAGGTAATGCCTGTTTTTTGATAATCCAGTGAACTGATATATGAGTAGTacttcatctaattttttttcttctctttttatttgtaaGTTTATAGGTGTAAAAACATATGGAAGGCCATTTGTGCCAAATAAGAAAAGATTTaagatgaatttttttaattgttaattataaGTCGAAATTATGaaattcataaattataattatgaaatgtcataataatgattaatcaacttttatttcaactttttgtcataattcaaaaataaaatgtatgaaataaaaggtctaaattatgagataagaGGTCctaatttcaagaaaaaaaaatcgaaatgctgtgaaatgcttttttcgactcagaataaaaaataacataagagtagcagaaataaaatatattaaaaaaagtttgccaatttttttgtcataatttatacttttatctcataatcataattttttatctTATAACTTTTACTGCATTAATTTTGATTTAcctaaacatgattttttttttttttttttttttttcctgggctTCCACACAAACCAaattattcataacaaatgaatataaatgtaaataaattatgtttataatcTTGGATGAAAACCTATGGAACATGAATATTAAGTGTGTATTGTTAAATGTATAAAGTATAAActgaatttatgtgtgtgtgtttcagtccaGAGTTACTGAGTCGCTCTCATCACAAAACGCTGGAGAGTCTAGAGTTCATTCCTCAGCATGTGGGTCCTGTGACGTTAGAGGTGTATCACACAATCCGCCGCTACCTTGTCAAGGTATGCATTGCCTGATGTCATAATTTGCCCCTTCTAGTAGTTCAGTTGTCTGATGATTTTGCTCTAGAATACATTGACCCCTGATTTTTGACCCCAGGCATGTGATACCCCACTGCATCCTCTGGGTCGGCTGGTGGAGACATTGGTTTCAGTGTACCGTATGACATATGTTGGTGTTGGGGCCAACCGCAGATTACTGCCCCAGGCAGTCAATGAGATCAAGTCCTATCTCAGCCGCATCTTCCAGCTTGTCAGGTAAATGTGTCAGTCAGACTGATgacaaattctgttttaaatgttgtttccatgaatatttatgtatgtgtttgtttagatTCCTCTTTCCTGATCTGCCAGAGGAAGGAGGTTCACTAGCTGACCCTCCAAAAGAGAAGGGCGGCTCAGACCCTGCTGGGAAGCAGCTGGAGTCTCCTAAACCTGGGTACGTAAGATGGCTCacttatgagtaaaataatacATAGCACACTGGGGGTGGTTGGTTTGACCAAACTCTGAAATTATAGcatgagtaattttattttatacaactgtAATGGTTTATATCACAGttagagtttttgttgttgttgttactggaaattaaataaaaatgtttatatattaaatcacCATGAGATAATGCCTAATTTTGATAATCTAgagaatttataaattaaaagtactttactcatttgatttttctcattttaattgaaACTTGATGGGTGCAAACTTTAAGAAGCCTAATTCTGGCACATTAGAAAAAAATCGTCTGTCATGCTctcaaaaatcataatcatgacataagcaaaattatgagataaaaggttTGAATTGACAAAATGATGACACATTaagtaataattatgagataagttgaaattatgaaatactaaatcataattatgaaatacaaaaaactaaattatgagataattgTTACCAACTTTTTGTCGTTATTATTTTTCCTCATAAATTCAGACTGATTTTACTGTGCTTTTACCAGCAGTCTTTTGCACGTCATTTTTACAAGTTATCTGATGCattgtccatgtgtgtgtgtgtgtgtgtgtgtgtgtgtgtgtgtgcatggcagGTGTGTGGTCAGCAGCTCTGCTCTCCTCCTGCCGGTGCTGTTGCCCCGTCTCTATcctcctctcttcactctctaTGCTctagagaaagagaaggaggatGATGTGTACTGGGAGTGTGTGCTCCGACTCAACAAACAACCAGACCTGGCACTGCTCGCCTTCCTCGGGGTGCAAGAGTGAGTCAGACACACAGCTACActgaaaaatacatacagtagatTTTATTATCCTCTAGTGATCCATCCTACTGCCACTAATACCTGTTTTCACAGGAAATTCTGGCCTGTGACTGTTACAGTACATGGAGAAAAACAACAGGTAGTTATATGTGACCCTAGAGAAAGAGCCCTTCACACAGAATGTGTCTTTGCATCTAAAAACACGAGACGCCGTGCTCagaaatggctttaaaaaaaagcGCAGCACAGAATGCCTCATCCGCCATGTTCCGGtcaaataaaacagttgccaTGCCAACTTGCTCCTGTTAATAAAAGCTCACAACACTTGCCCGTCtccagtgttctgattggtccactgttttggaactgacatgATGAACAGTGCTGCGTGTTGAAATTCTTTTAACTTGCCCCGGGTCTTAAAAAACGCAGCACTCGTATGCATTTACATAGATAAACATCCAAAAGTAGTGCATTGTAAtggaaaaatgcattctgtgtgaacggcccctaagtTTCTTTTAAAGCTCTCATTGAAAGCTATATGCTGATTATATTACCTGAAATAAGACTCTGGAACATGAAGCAATATTCATTGATGTATTTTGGTGGTGTGTAGGTTCTCTCAAGCACTAAGGACACCTGTTTTGCCTCAGCAGTTGAGACTTTACAGCAAATAAGGTTGGAGATTTACATCAATTTCTGGCTAATAAAGTTTGTAATTTTTCTCTGGTAAATGGTTTTTAAGgttgtttctctttttattttgacagcacaaCTTTTACCCCCTCAGACAAGCTTCAGGTCATCCAGCTGACCTTTGAGGAGATAACCCAGGAAGTACTCGCACTTCTAAAACAGGATTTCTTATGGTCTATGGATGACCTTTTTCCTGTCTTCCTCTTTGTTGTTCTGCGTGCACGGTAAGGATGAGATCACAAGGTCCTGTTTTTTAAGACCATGTTTgcacactacctttcaaaagtttggcattaagagatttttaatgttttgaaagaagtcacttatgcatgccaatgctgcatttatttatatcaaaagtatatgtcaaatatataaaaaaatatagtacatatagtaaaatatttcacagatttaaaattaccatttttcatttgaatatatattaagatgtaatttatacgtgtgatgcaaagctgacttttcagcatcattgctccagtcttcagtgtcacatgatccttcagaaatcattgtaatatgctgatttggtgctgaagaaacatttcttattattataatgttgtaaacagttgtgctactttgTGGAAACATGAAGATGTGTCAGATAACTCAAGTCAGATATACATACTAGGCTTAAATATAAACGTCTTAGATAAAAGAGGATGTGTTCCTTTAGACATCCagtttctgtttttctgcataTGTTTCAGCACAGAAAATAACACTTTGTTAAAAAGGCATGTTTTCGTTGACATAACGGTTGTTCTCTACAGGATAAGGAatctggggtcagaggtcagcctCATCGAGGACCTAATGGATCCATGTGTACAACACGGAGAGCATGGCATCATGTTCACCACACTCAAGGTATAGTCTGCTGTATAAGGGTTTTTCACAAGGGTTTTGTCTTTTAAACCTTGCTGCAGAAAAGTAAACGGTGTGAAACAATGCAGTGTTAAGATGCAGACATATTAGCAAAATGTCATATTAGTCAAACATTGTTAAACCACAGTTCAGAATATAAAAGATAGTAACAGACAGCCAAACATAAACTGCCTCAGTGCTAATCTTATTaaacattaattgcattaaatatcagTATTACGTATTAATTTGCTTTGTATAGTCACAGGATCTTTTATGTGATGTGTTAACCACTGagagaaaaagttaaaaatgttttacgtGACAACATTTTGACAGATGTGCAAACATATTGTATTGTCATCTACTCAGCCATTCatctcataaatatgcaaataagccCAGTGTGTACAGATTGCTGTATTGaattcttcctcttcctcactcAGGCATGCTACTATCAAATCCAGCATGAGAAGATCACATAATGAACACATCTCTCCAGACTCATCTGGTAAGGCAGTGGAATGACTGACAAACA
This region includes:
- the als2b gene encoding alsin isoform X1, translating into MEKQISCGEEDGSGERGLLHTWMGYSYSTTPERILLSRPVLQAALGARHGVLLVEGGQVYSFGELPWKQNHTSSVVTEPVLEAVLSEQRVVFVAAGSVHSGVVTEDGGMHMWGENTHGQCGLSGLSVIPNPTPVGVLDSEAMPPQTVKILEVACGDQHTLALSAKHEVWAWGSGCQLGLNTSKFPVWKPQKVEHLAGRHVLQVACGAAHSLALVRCLPPPHEPRKPPQDKCGQCHQMLYTMTDREDHVIISDGHHCSVGVELDSGETTSAFEGSPDQSSRGKQGKSSPTEPVLSMPTQIPNSPTCITNPESTPPPESKPASEPQNKVPASSQEPVEPTIENPEEPEAPPTNGEFCVEASEFSTPEPDSCRATGGKSSPYPDEQAVKAYLKRLSDHALAEHTTKTPSTLHSAQLSSDCADCFTSDPLIPVAQSVTPMGSALNNLVVSCASAVGERVVSTYEALSLRKVIGYWVPGERVEERLRQEEPMQGKKSSSLGDIREEEAELSRRLSLPGLLSQGTHALLLLHPVCRLHIAEFEVKESASNAKTEVSPRLLRRTSRHRARAVPLAPGGIPEADAHLPPLQTEVWSWGRGQEGQLGHGDLLPRPQPVCVKSLNGKEVLRVAAGAYHSLALTAQSQVFSWGCNTSGQLGHMESPTTLPHLAKLSDGIRVWDIGAGQQHTLLLADGDCIQPILYYSGQQVKEVMEQTEEEEKTGEYTQQPVLLPFCMNLGYVSSVCAGGRTCAALTDCNVMGFIASLHELAAAVRKYYCKLSNINSLLLQPLLKLDSLSSTLGQSSAGLLQNLIGRFGRLSQLTGQNSASLTSFLRRSRDIRGLVILDDAHLFLDTYSEYCSAVGDLLVMGGFQALVKPCHDVFGKGAEVVQKLSECSEEDLPLADVLAHLFYLPIKHLHEYGRLLLKLATCYEVSSVDYQKLQDACSKYESMALHLKRRRKEAEYTLHFWKSFPGKMTDSLRKPSRRLICESSNKALTLQNAGRFSVNWFILFNDALVHAQGMVPYKSLFSTHHVFPLATLWVEPISEENTGIYGLKVTSPEESFTLLASSPAEKAKWLRSINQAVEQALSGLGHDGIPPSTGVTQRADPPISRTASYTFYKDSRLKEAIYEGRWVSGKPNGRGVVKWPDGRIYTGTFKNGLEDGYGDYVVPNKNPNSCDHYQGQWKDGKMHGFGTFRYASGEIYEGSFQDNMRHGHGMLRSGKLNSTSPSVFIGQWQYDKKSGYGVFDDITRGEKYMGMWLDDQRQGNAVVVTQFSLYYEGSFSNNKMMGNGVLLSEDDTTFEGEFSEDWTLNGKGVLTMPNGDYIEGSFSGVWGTGLKMSGTYYKPSLYDSDKEKAHALYDKLGRLAVHSEEKWKAVFLECWNRLGCDSPGQGQTTTAWDNIAVALTANRRQQRDSPELLSRSHHKTLESLEFIPQHVGPVTLEVYHTIRRYLVKACDTPLHPLGRLVETLVSVYRMTYVGVGANRRLLPQAVNEIKSYLSRIFQLVRFLFPDLPEEGGSLADPPKEKGGSDPAGKQLESPKPGCVVSSSALLLPVLLPRLYPPLFTLYALEKEKEDDVYWECVLRLNKQPDLALLAFLGVQEKFWPVTVTVHGEKQQVLSSTKDTCFASAVETLQQISTTFTPSDKLQVIQLTFEEITQEVLALLKQDFLWSMDDLFPVFLFVVLRARIRNLGSEVSLIEDLMDPCVQHGEHGIMFTTLKACYYQIQHEKIT
- the als2b gene encoding alsin isoform X3; protein product: MEKQISCGEEDGSGERGLLHTWMGYSYSTTPERILLSRPVLQAALGARHGVLLVEGGQVYSFGELPWKQNHTSSVVTEPVLEAVLSEQRVVFVAAGSVHSGVVTEDGGMHMWGENTHGQCGLSGLSVIPNPTPVGVLDSEAMPPQTVKILEVACGDQHTLALSAKHEVWAWGSGCQLGLNTSKFPVWKPQKVEHLAGRHVLQVACGAAHSLALVRCLPPPHEPRKPPQDKCGQCHQMLYTMTDREDHVIISDGHHCSVGVELDSGETTSAFEGSPDQSSRGKQGKSSPTEPVLSMPTQIPNSPTCITNPESTPPPESKPASEPQNKVPASSQEPVEPTIENPEEPEAPPTNGEFCVEASEFSTPEPDSCRATGGKSSPYPDEQAVKAYLKRLSDHALAEHTTKTPSTLHSAQLSSDCADCFTSDPLIPVAQSVTPMGSALNNLVVSCASAVGERVVSTYEALSLRKVIGYWVPGERVEERLRQEEPMQGKKSSSLGDIREEEAELSRRLSLPGLLSQGTHALLLLHPVCRLHIAEFEVKESASNAKTEVSPRLLRRTSRHRARAVPLAPGGIPEADAHLPPLQTEVWSWGRGQEGQLGHGDLLPRPQPVCVKSLNGKEVLRVAAGAYHSLALTAQSQVFSWGCNTSGQLGHMESPTTLPHLAKLSDGIRVWDIGAGQQHTLLLADGDCIQPILYYSGQQVKEVMEQTEEEEKTGEYTQQPVLLPFCMNLGYVSSVCAGGRTCAALTDCNVMGFIASLHELAAAVRKYYCKLSNINSLLLQPLLKLDSLSSTLGQSSAGLLQNLIGRFGRLSQLTGQNSASLTSFLRRSRDIRGLVILDDAHLFLDTYSEYCSAVGDLLVMGGFQALVKPCHDVFGKGAEVVQKLSECSEEDLPLADVLAHLFYLPIKHLHEYGRLLLKLATCYEVSSVDYQKLQDACSKYESMALHLKRRRKEAEYTLHFWKSFPGKMTDSLRKPSRRLICESSNKALTLQNAGRFSVNWFILFNDALVHAQFSTHHVFPLATLWVEPISEENTGIYGLKVTSPEESFTLLASSPAEKAKWLRSINQAVEQALSGLGHDGIPPSTGVTQRADPPISRTASYTFYKDSRLKEAIYEGRWVSGKPNGRGVVKWPDGRIYTGTFKNGLEDGYGDYVVPNKNPNSCDHYQGQWKDGKMHGFGTFRYASGEIYEGSFQDNMRHGHGMLRSGKLNSTSPSVFIGQWQYDKKSGYGVFDDITRGEKYMGMWLDDQRQGNAVVVTQFSLYYEGSFSNNKMMGNGVLLSEDDTTFEGEFSEDWTLNGKGVLTMPNGDYIEGSFSGVWGTGLKMSGTYYKPSLYDSDKEKAHALYDKLGRLAVHSEEKWKAVFLECWNRLGCDSPGQGQTTTAWDNIAVALTANRRQQRDSPELLSRSHHKTLESLEFIPQHVGPVTLEVYHTIRRYLVKACDTPLHPLGRLVETLVSVYRMTYVGVGANRRLLPQAVNEIKSYLSRIFQLVRFLFPDLPEEGGSLADPPKEKGGSDPAGKQLESPKPGCVVSSSALLLPVLLPRLYPPLFTLYALEKEKEDDVYWECVLRLNKQPDLALLAFLGVQEKFWPVTVTVHGEKQQVLSSTKDTCFASAVETLQQISTTFTPSDKLQVIQLTFEEITQEVLALLKQDFLWSMDDLFPVFLFVVLRARIRNLGSEVSLIEDLMDPCVQHGEHGIMFTTLKACYYQIQHEKIT